Proteins encoded in a region of the Megalops cyprinoides isolate fMegCyp1 chromosome 3, fMegCyp1.pri, whole genome shotgun sequence genome:
- the LOC118775547 gene encoding probable G-protein coupled receptor 174, with protein sequence MNETCGEEDDLRQYQHFIYALIYSIILVPGLIGNVLALWVFRVYVRETKKAVIFMINLAAADLLQVLSLPLRIYYYLNDSWPFGQFLCMFCFYLKYVNMYASIYFLACISLRRCRLIHHPLRYCSNKQRFDRGLCAAGWLLVCLGCLPFPLMRRGPDEPLCFSELPLADVTKAAGITLIVLAEILGFLLPLAVILSCSWRTVASLCEKTAVLHDRGEKRKALKMVLSCTAVFLVCFAPYHLTFPFHFLVKSRSEVSCAFRNTVLRCHPVTLCLASLNSCLDPIIHYFTTNEFRRRLSRPELPDSFQLRFLLRSLSWGTEDTASQSELGH encoded by the coding sequence ATGAATGAGACATGTGGAGAAGAAGATGATCTAAGGCAGTACCAGCACTTCATCTACGCCCTGATCTACTCCATAATCCTGGTGCCAGGCCTGATTGGCAACGTATTGGCACTCTGGGTGTTTCGCGTCTATGTGAGGGAGACCAAGAAGGCTGTCATCTTCATGATCAACTTAGCTGCTGCCGACTTGCTTCAGGTGCTGTCGCTCCCTCTCAGAATCTACTACTACCTGAATGACTCTTGGCCCTTTGGGCAATTCCTCTGCATGTTTTGTTTCTACCTGAAGTATGTCAACATGTACGCCAGCATCTACTTCCTGGCCTGCATCAGCCTGCGCCGCTGTAGACTAATCCACCACCCTCTGCGCTACTGCAGCAACAAGCAGCGCTTCGACAGGGGACTCTGTGCAGCTGGCTGGCTCCTGGTCTGCCTGGGCTGTCTGCCCTTCCCCCTGATGCGCCGAGGTCCAGACGAGCCGCTTTGCTTCTCCGAGCTGCCACTGGCGGATGTGACAAAGGCAGCTGGCATCACTCTGATCGTACTGGCAGAGATCCTGGGCTTCTTGCTTCCGCTAGCCGTgattctctcctgctcctggcGAACGGTGGCCAGCCTGTGTGAGAAGACAGCCGTGCTGCACGACAGGGGTGAGAAACGGAAGGCTCTGAAAATGGTCCTGAGCTGCACGGCAGTCTTCTTGGTATGCTTTGCCCCCTATCACCTCACCTTCCCCTTCCACTTCCTGGTCAAGTCTAGGTCCGAGGTCAGCTGTGCATTCCGCAACACCGTCCTCCGGTGCCATCCGGTCACGCTGTGCCTGGCAAGCCTCAACTCCTGCCTGGACCCCATCATCCACTATTTCACCACCAACGAATTTAGGAGGCGGCTCTCCAGGCCTGAGCTCCCGGACAGTTTCCAGTTGCGCTTCCTGTTGCGCAGTCTGAGCTGGGGCACTGAGGACACAGCCTCACAATCAGAGCTGGGGCACTGA